One window of Pectobacterium carotovorum genomic DNA carries:
- a CDS encoding EAL domain-containing protein encodes MYSFVARQPILNQHLQTVAYELLFRMDITNRFPDVSPEFATAQLISDQFLTNPLTKSVVEQPYYINFPHQMLINGQAEVLPQEKVVIEILENSIPNNDLFSAVKKLKRKGFKIALDDFSMDSEWDRFLPYVDIIKFDLTLSTFGDIENFIKRTTQRKLIYLAEKVETHEQYLQSKKLGISLFQGYFFSRPEMIKSKKLVNNSSNTIRLLREVNKPEINYATIEELVCADLSLYYKLMRYITNIKYTTRFGITATTMSFRAMAMLLGQRELKRFVSLISITNSNENKPSELYRTSLIRARFFELLHASFNAKGDTTEAFLCGLLSLLDAVLDSPMPLLLSQIALSEKINQSLLENTGELAIYLTLISKYEQQEWEALEQLLTQLGIDEENFFSMIMEATQWADEIL; translated from the coding sequence ATGTATTCATTTGTTGCCCGTCAACCTATTTTAAATCAACACCTCCAAACCGTTGCTTACGAACTCCTTTTCCGCATGGACATCACCAATAGATTTCCTGACGTGAGTCCTGAATTTGCAACCGCACAGCTTATTTCCGATCAGTTCTTAACCAATCCGTTGACAAAATCTGTGGTTGAACAGCCTTACTACATTAATTTCCCCCATCAGATGTTGATCAATGGCCAGGCTGAGGTACTACCACAGGAAAAGGTCGTTATTGAGATCCTTGAAAATTCAATCCCCAACAATGATCTCTTTTCTGCCGTAAAAAAGCTAAAAAGAAAGGGCTTCAAAATTGCACTTGATGATTTTTCGATGGATTCAGAATGGGATCGGTTTTTGCCTTACGTTGATATCATCAAATTCGATTTAACCCTGTCGACTTTTGGCGACATTGAAAATTTCATCAAAAGAACCACGCAGCGCAAGTTAATCTATCTGGCCGAGAAGGTAGAGACACATGAGCAGTACCTGCAAAGTAAGAAACTGGGCATCTCACTGTTTCAGGGATATTTTTTCAGTCGTCCTGAAATGATCAAATCAAAAAAATTGGTCAATAACTCCAGCAACACCATCAGACTGCTGAGAGAAGTCAATAAACCTGAGATCAACTATGCCACGATCGAAGAATTGGTCTGTGCCGATCTGTCGCTTTATTATAAATTGATGCGCTACATCACCAATATAAAATACACCACTCGCTTTGGTATTACTGCGACCACCATGTCTTTCCGCGCGATGGCGATGCTGCTTGGACAACGAGAGCTTAAACGTTTTGTGTCATTAATTAGCATTACCAACAGTAATGAGAATAAACCCAGCGAGCTTTATCGCACCAGCTTAATTCGCGCCAGATTCTTCGAATTATTGCATGCCTCTTTCAATGCGAAGGGCGATACCACCGAGGCGTTTCTCTGCGGGTTATTATCGCTGCTTGATGCCGTATTGGATTCCCCGATGCCGCTGCTGCTTTCGCAAATCGCCCTATCGGAAAAAATTAACCAGAGCTTATTAGAAAATACCGGCGAGCTTGCGATTTATTTGACGTTAATATCTAAATACGAACAGCAAGAATGGGAAGCGCTTGAGCAACTGTTAACCCAGTTGGGTATTGATGAGGAAAACTTCTTTAGCATGATCATGGAAGCAACACAGTGGGCGGATGAGATTTTATGA